AATAAATCTCACTGTGGCTGAGAATAGAATAGAAGCCTTAATTGTCACTGCACAGCTGTACAACAGAATTTAGCAGATAAATGTGTGAAGCTGTAACACTAAGAAGGAAACTAGCAGATGTCTTAACAATTCATAATATACCAGGGCTTTAAACTGTCTATAGATCAATGTTTCATGATCAACACATACTGCAGATGCACTGGATTTACTTCATAATCAGAAATGAtcaatctctttaaaactaaatCCTCAAATTAAATGATGCTCTCAAATATTTTAGATGGCTGTAAACAACAGCCCTTACTTATTACAGCAGTGTATTATATGTTTTTCATTCCATGTAAGCACATCACTGACAGATAATGACACTGTTTGTGTTGGCCAGCCGGGGGAGTGACTGTAGCGACTTCTACGTACAATGATGCTACATTCATAACCCCTGCTGACACAGGAGGTCTATATAGTCTGGAATTGCTTGGACAAGTAACATTAACATCTTTATACATGTTATACCCATAAACAACAGGGCAGGTGGAATTGGGATCTCTTTTAAGGAGGTGTCCATCCAAAGTCTAATCCCGGGAGGACTTTGGACACATTTACAACTTACTTAAGACGACACTGTGACCGGGATGACTGAGAGTATCCAAACCGCATACCTGTCTTCGATCTCCTGAAGCTTCCTCTGAGCGGCCTCTACCTCCATGCAGGAGCTCTCGGCCTCCGGTCGGGACAGGGCAGAGGAGGGATGTGAAGGCGGGGTCCGCGGCTCAGGCTCTGGGCAGGGCCGCGGAGGTGCTCGCTCCTCAGACAGGGGCGGGCAGCTGTTTGCTGTGGGCCAGTCACAGCGAGCGCTCCTGTTTGAATCCTCTACAATGTCCACTTCAGCCTCCACCATTAGCCTTCTCCTTTTGGCACTGCATCCcctgaacaaaacaaacactccCATAGTGAGTAATCCAGGCATTGGGTGAAAGGTTAAactgtgcctctctctctctctcacttactCATCATCCACTCTCCTCCTGTGCTTCCTGAGGCATCGCGTCTCCCAGCTGCTGTGAGACAGATGtgtcaaaacagaaaacacgtTTCAGGCTAAGGCCAAACACAAGGGGTTTGCAAACCACCAGCACCAGCTACCTACTTGTTAGAGGCTGATGCTCTCTGCAGGTGACCGGACGTGCTTGGAGGTCCGAGGTCAAACTCAGGGAGGCTGGTGGGGCCTGAAAACGAATACATGGCCGCCAGAAAGCCCGGTTCACAGCTGGGGGGAGCAGAGGGATGCATGCTGGTCACTTGAATTGAAAACACTGGGAGATCGACAGGGATCAGCTGATACAATGGATGTGCTTACATGACGCCACACGCCTGTTGACACTGGGCTAACTCGCTGCTTGTTTAGCTAGCCACAACGCACTACAGTTTGATTCAAACTACAAATATAACGCAACACGAACAAACACACGATGCACGCCCCCCGTCGTGTCCGTGGCGAATGACACGAGGGAACTTCTAAAGTTGGTGTCCCAGACCGACCTGTGCAGCCGTCccgctcctctctgtgtctgttgttgttatGGACGTGTGGCTAGCTTCACTGCGCTCACTTCACGTTGATTTGCATTGAGTTGTTAGCAATAGCACGCAGCAGCACTGACACCATGACACCTCCTGCGAACACAGACATACCGCTCAGCTGCAGGTGAGACAGGCTCGGGGGGAGAGCCGGGTTCAGATGATGTGAGCGAACTATTCTGGGGGGGAAACGAGTCGCGCTAGAAGAGTCGTCCAAATTCTAGAAGGGCGGaggggatcatgggagttgtagttCGTGGACGTAAACGTCTTGTTAAATCGAAACTCGTTTAGTGTAAAGATGCTTAAAGCTTTCCAAAGATAATTCACCTACTTGTCCGAGATGTAATACAACAGAAAGAACATGTATGCATCTGGTTTGGAAATGCAACCGGTTGAAATGGACAAATGAACGAATGACCAAATGAACAATGAacgaataaatggatggatagaaagatAATTTAGGATTTGGATTCATTGTTTCACCAAATCCGTTTTGGAGATAGAATTTGACTTAAACCCGTGTGTAAATTAGATGTGATGCCTGGTTCCCATTTAGATGAGAAACAAAATGCAGACTATTGATTACAATGACAAATTTTGTAATGAATCCCCTCCAACCTTTAAGCTGTTTTTGCATCAAATGTCAGAATATTATCTTACTTTGAAAACTTTCCTCGAGTCAATGAGTGACGGACATGGACAATTTGTTCACCCTAAGCCTCTATGGGTATTGGACACCATCAATTATAGATGCATTATTGCAATCTgctttgatttatatttatcgttcattattgttattattattattattattattattattctctttctttgtgttgtgttgtgtacctGGGTTTTTGGGGTGTATGGAGGGGCTATGATTGACTCAGTTTACTGAGCTTGTAACCTGTTCATCTATTGATCCTGGCTATTGTAAACCTTTGGAAATAataaaaggagaaaagagagagtgaagc
The genomic region above belongs to Pleuronectes platessa chromosome 4, fPlePla1.1, whole genome shotgun sequence and contains:
- the ccdc117 gene encoding coiled-coil domain-containing protein 117 isoform X2: MYSFSGPTSLPEFDLGPPSTSGHLQRASASNNSWETRCLRKHRRRVDDEGCSAKRRRLMVEAEVDIVEDSNRSARCDWPTANSCPPLSEERAPPRPCPEPEPRTPPSHPSSALSRPEAESSCMEVEAAQRKLQEIEDRITLEDDDEDLDVEPAPRRPVLVMSDSLKKDLQRGISDILPHKVAQSVSHSCMELVLWRPPDDPFCRRLKGSLQKQRKQQTVSRQPPTPSPVPHSPLSPPSAPADSHSLMYNFPAAHSSGEEDMEM
- the ccdc117 gene encoding coiled-coil domain-containing protein 117 isoform X1, giving the protein MHPSAPPSCEPGFLAAMYSFSGPTSLPEFDLGPPSTSGHLQRASASNNSWETRCLRKHRRRVDDEGCSAKRRRLMVEAEVDIVEDSNRSARCDWPTANSCPPLSEERAPPRPCPEPEPRTPPSHPSSALSRPEAESSCMEVEAAQRKLQEIEDRITLEDDDEDLDVEPAPRRPVLVMSDSLKKDLQRGISDILPHKVAQSVSHSCMELVLWRPPDDPFCRRLKGSLQKQRKQQTVSRQPPTPSPVPHSPLSPPSAPADSHSLMYNFPAAHSSGEEDMEM
- the ccdc117 gene encoding coiled-coil domain-containing protein 117 isoform X3, with amino-acid sequence MYSFSGPTSLPEFDLGPPSTSGHLQRASASNNWETRCLRKHRRRVDDEGCSAKRRRLMVEAEVDIVEDSNRSARCDWPTANSCPPLSEERAPPRPCPEPEPRTPPSHPSSALSRPEAESSCMEVEAAQRKLQEIEDRITLEDDDEDLDVEPAPRRPVLVMSDSLKKDLQRGISDILPHKVAQSVSHSCMELVLWRPPDDPFCRRLKGSLQKQRKQQTVSRQPPTPSPVPHSPLSPPSAPADSHSLMYNFPAAHSSGEEDMEM